One Pantanalinema sp. genomic window carries:
- a CDS encoding alpha/beta hydrolase has protein sequence MNAQTIEKGFNPYRWIATTLASTFHYDLDPTRRLVTPEPADLHTTEHLVLTPGDCRIPGMLFRPKAASGQAVLLGHGTGADLLLPNYRLIETMLARGITVMTFELDGHGDNPRPLGYPSCLGCVPLVLSHLRRLEGVDPDRIGYLGMSLGSVMGLHAAFEAPWLKAMVLIATPLKVELSERSRLAEALGLLHPTLVPTLTEASVDHLLGILMNPVRFDDEKAYSLLDRECYESVGKLIEALDPLAKASELSAIPTRLIHGEWDNVVPLETAYRLLDALPGPADLVTIPRKNHLTLLFHQPTAIAACEWFEEHL, from the coding sequence ATGAACGCGCAGACGATCGAAAAGGGCTTCAATCCTTATCGGTGGATCGCCACGACGCTGGCCAGCACGTTTCACTACGACCTGGACCCCACGCGCCGCCTCGTCACCCCCGAGCCGGCCGACCTTCACACCACCGAACACCTCGTGCTCACCCCCGGCGACTGCCGGATCCCCGGCATGCTCTTCCGCCCCAAGGCGGCGAGCGGCCAGGCCGTGCTGCTGGGCCACGGGACGGGGGCGGACCTGCTCCTGCCCAACTATCGCCTGATCGAGACCATGCTCGCGCGCGGCATCACCGTCATGACCTTCGAGCTGGACGGCCACGGCGACAATCCCCGGCCCCTGGGCTATCCCTCGTGCCTGGGGTGCGTTCCCCTGGTCCTCTCGCACCTGCGCCGGCTCGAGGGGGTCGACCCCGATCGGATCGGCTACCTGGGCATGAGCCTGGGCAGCGTCATGGGGCTGCACGCGGCCTTCGAGGCCCCCTGGCTCAAGGCCATGGTCCTCATCGCCACCCCGCTCAAGGTCGAGCTTTCCGAGCGATCGCGCCTCGCCGAGGCCCTCGGGCTCCTGCACCCGACCCTCGTGCCGACCCTCACCGAGGCCTCGGTCGATCACCTGCTCGGCATCCTGATGAACCCGGTGCGCTTCGACGACGAGAAGGCCTATTCCCTCCTGGACCGGGAGTGCTACGAGTCGGTGGGCAAGCTGATCGAGGCGCTCGACCCGCTCGCCAAGGCCAGCGAGCTCTCGGCCATCCCGACGCGGCTGATCCACGGCGAGTGGGACAACGTCGTGCCCCTGGAGACGGCTTACCGGCTGCTCGATGCCCTTCCCGGCCCGGCTGACCTGGTCACCATCCCGCGCAAGAACCACCTGACCCTGCTCTTCCACCAGCCGACCGCGATCGCCGCCTGCGAGTGGTTCGAGGAGCACCTCTAA
- a CDS encoding YkgJ family cysteine cluster protein, which yields MDAAHLKTVIRQSRQLLDKVGNVGQSGQWDDLYTVLDYLCFAFSQAYPTLPCKAGCSHCCEEILFRVSELEWRAIARHLDSTLSIEVREALKEQARAVYAPHRAQLEALSAFWAGSEFGEEGAPHEGLPVRCAFLDEEGRCGVYEVRPVVCRAYGSFGVTLGQQPTMLICQTFGPAFIQELTVLGEETLTLAPVEVFYQKLEELEPGARVAPMPLWLLRWAENQ from the coding sequence ATGGACGCCGCGCACCTGAAAACCGTCATCCGCCAAAGCCGCCAGCTGCTCGACAAGGTCGGCAACGTGGGCCAGAGCGGCCAGTGGGATGACCTCTACACGGTCCTGGACTACCTCTGTTTCGCCTTCTCCCAGGCCTACCCGACCTTGCCCTGCAAGGCGGGCTGCAGCCACTGCTGCGAGGAGATCCTCTTCAGGGTGTCCGAGCTGGAATGGCGGGCGATCGCGCGGCACCTGGATTCCACCCTCTCGATCGAGGTTCGCGAGGCGCTCAAGGAGCAGGCCCGGGCCGTGTACGCGCCCCACCGGGCGCAGCTCGAAGCGCTTTCGGCCTTCTGGGCCGGCTCCGAGTTCGGAGAGGAAGGGGCCCCGCACGAGGGCCTGCCGGTGCGCTGCGCGTTCCTCGACGAGGAGGGCCGGTGCGGGGTGTACGAGGTGCGGCCCGTGGTCTGCCGCGCCTACGGGAGCTTCGGGGTGACCCTCGGCCAGCAACCGACGATGCTGATCTGCCAGACGTTCGGCCCGGCCTTCATCCAGGAGCTGACGGTGCTCGGGGAGGAGACCCTGACCCTGGCTCCGGTCGAGGTTTTCTACCAGAAGCTCGAGGAGCTCGAGCCCGGGGCCCGGGTGGCGCCGATGCCCCTGTGGCTCTTGCGGTGGGCCGAGAACCAGTAA
- a CDS encoding uroporphyrinogen-III synthase, translating to MVRPLEGRRVLVTRPREQAAELVSGLEALGAEVRVMPTIAISPPGDRAPLDAALDTLDAYAWAAFTSVNAVEAFFARLRERGARMPSTLRVAAVGDRTAEALASQGHPAHLVPKVATAVGLAEALRAEEDLHDKRFIFPRGDRASQTLATLLREAGARVEDPVAYRTVPGMDAEEAGRLKEALRHGGIDWIALTSPSTWIELLEAIAPERVPSTVRLAAIGPSTARAIRQSGYEVGCEAREPGLAGLLEAIARAN from the coding sequence ATGGTGCGACCTCTGGAGGGTCGCCGGGTCCTGGTGACCCGGCCCCGCGAGCAGGCCGCCGAGCTGGTTTCGGGCCTCGAGGCCCTGGGGGCCGAGGTGCGGGTGATGCCGACCATCGCCATTTCCCCGCCCGGGGACCGGGCCCCGCTCGATGCGGCCCTCGATACGCTCGACGCCTATGCCTGGGCGGCCTTCACCAGCGTGAACGCGGTGGAGGCCTTCTTCGCGCGCCTGCGCGAGCGCGGGGCGCGCATGCCCTCGACGCTCAGGGTCGCGGCGGTGGGCGATCGCACGGCCGAGGCCCTGGCTTCTCAGGGCCATCCGGCGCACCTGGTGCCGAAGGTGGCGACCGCCGTGGGGCTCGCCGAGGCCCTGCGCGCCGAGGAGGACCTGCACGACAAGCGCTTCATCTTCCCGCGGGGCGATCGCGCCAGCCAGACGCTCGCGACCCTGCTGCGCGAGGCCGGAGCCCGGGTGGAGGATCCCGTCGCGTACCGGACGGTTCCGGGGATGGATGCCGAGGAGGCCGGGCGCCTGAAAGAGGCCCTGCGGCACGGCGGGATCGACTGGATCGCCCTGACCAGCCCCTCGACCTGGATCGAGCTTCTCGAGGCGATCGCGCCCGAGCGGGTGCCCTCGACGGTGCGGCTGGCGGCGATCGGCCCCTCGACCGCGCGGGCGATCCGGCAGAGCGGGTACGAGGTCGGCTGCGAGGCGCGGGAGCCGGGGCTTGCTGGCTTGCTGGAGGCGATCGCACGGGCGAACTGA
- the hemC gene encoding hydroxymethylbilane synthase, which translates to MQGRRIKVGTRGSALALWQANWVISRLCAVAPEISCDIEIIRTEGDRRQDVPLAAVGGQGVFVAELEAALFEGRVDIAVHSGKDMPSSVPPHLMLGAFMPREDAHDVMVSLKHASIHDLPDGARIGTGSIRRVAQLRHHNPTWRFEDLRGNLDTRLSKLEHQDLDAIVLAAAGLIRLGWEERITARIPMGVCLPAVSQGAVAVELRADDAALAEIVARLDDASTRAAVVAERALLRTMQGGCQAPIGAHGRLFGDHLHLEGVVAAPDGSRLIRRTLEGPMAKPEVLGETLGQELLELGGHELLAMRTV; encoded by the coding sequence ATGCAAGGCCGTCGAATCAAGGTAGGGACCCGGGGGAGCGCGCTGGCGCTCTGGCAGGCCAACTGGGTCATCAGCCGCCTGTGCGCGGTGGCCCCGGAAATCTCGTGCGACATCGAGATCATCCGGACCGAGGGCGATCGCCGCCAGGACGTGCCGCTCGCGGCGGTGGGCGGCCAGGGCGTCTTCGTGGCGGAGCTGGAGGCGGCCCTCTTTGAGGGTCGGGTCGACATCGCCGTCCACTCGGGCAAGGACATGCCGAGCTCCGTGCCTCCCCACCTCATGCTCGGGGCCTTCATGCCGCGCGAGGACGCCCACGACGTGATGGTCTCGCTCAAGCACGCCTCGATCCACGACCTGCCCGACGGCGCCCGCATCGGCACGGGCAGCATCCGCCGCGTGGCCCAGCTCAGGCACCACAACCCCACCTGGCGCTTCGAGGACCTGCGCGGCAACCTGGACACCCGCCTTTCCAAGCTGGAGCACCAGGACCTGGATGCGATCGTGCTGGCGGCGGCGGGCCTGATCCGCCTCGGCTGGGAAGAGCGCATCACCGCCCGCATCCCCATGGGGGTGTGCCTGCCTGCGGTCTCGCAGGGGGCGGTCGCCGTCGAGCTGCGCGCCGACGACGCCGCGCTCGCCGAGATCGTCGCGCGGCTGGACGACGCGAGCACCCGCGCGGCGGTGGTGGCCGAGCGCGCCCTGCTTCGGACCATGCAGGGCGGCTGCCAGGCGCCCATCGGGGCCCACGGCCGCCTCTTCGGGGATCACCTCCACCTGGAGGGCGTGGTGGCGGCCCCGGACGGCTCGCGCCTGATCCGCCGCACCCTGGAAGGCCCCATGGCCAAGCCCGAGGTGCTCGGCGAGACCCTGGGCCAGGAGCTGCTGGAGCTGGGCGGGCACGAGCTGCTCGCCATGCGCACGGTGTGA